In Heyndrickxia vini, the sequence TCATCAATACGAACTTCAATATTATCTTCATTGCGTTCGGCTTTTCCAGCATCTTTATACACATGAACCGATTGCTGATGCATAAGAATCGTTCCTGTATACACTTTTCCTGAAGAAGTTTCGATCTTACAATATTCCCCTTCGACCGAATTCCAGCGAAAACCGCCGATCATCGTTAACTTTAATCGGCCATTTGCCTTTACTTCTTTCACCATTGCACCTAATGTATCTACGTGTGCAGTTAACATACGATGCTGCTTTGTGTTTTTCCCTGGCAATGTGACAATAAGTCCGCCTTTTCGATTTCTGTACATTTCCACATTTGTTTCCTTTAAATACTGCTCACAAAAGTCAATCACTTTTTTTGTATTTCCTGATGGACTTGGAATCGAAACAAGTTGTTTAATTAACTCCATTGTTTCTTTAGCATTACCATATGTATTCATGAAAGATCTCTCCTATTTTAAATTTTCTCCTTCTATTATATTAGAATATTTTGAAATACAATAGTCATACGCATTATTTTTTCGAAGCTCATGTATAATCATTTATGAGGAGGAATGTACAAATGGAAGAACATCGTTTTCATTTAACAGCAAATTGGACAGGTGGAAGAAATAGTGTTGGTGAAATAAATGCCGGTAATTTAAACACACAAATTTCGATTCCGCCTGAAATGGATGGTCCGGGAATTGGAACAAACCCAGATGAAATGCTCCTTGGAGCAGCAGCAACATGCTATATTATTACACTTGCAGCAATGTTAGAAAGACGAAACATTCCTGTTGCTAGTTTAACCCAACATTCAGAAGGAATTGTGGAAGTTGATAAAGGGGTTATTACATATAAAAAAATCATTCATCGTCCAAATGTCGTCTTGAAAAAAGAATATCCAATGGATCAAATAGAAAAAGTGAAGCAGCTGGCAGAACGGGCGGAAAAAAGTTGTATGATTTCAAGAGCCATTCAAGGTAATGTTGAAATTGAATTAGAAGCAATTGTCGTAATCGAAAACTAAACGGATATAATGAAACAGATACTTTTCTATTCTAAAAATCTTTCCTTTGGAAAAACTATTGGTTAAACAAAGAAGGAGGATTGATTAGATGAAAAAGAATCAAAAGCCGTCTATTGCACCAGGGATGGACGATGCAGAAGAATTAGATAGGGATGCTACCCCCGAGGAAATTGAAAAAGGGGAATACACGAATGTAACAACTTTTTCTTGGGATGAAGTAGATCCGAGCTAAAAATTTATGACAGCTTCTAGCTGTCATTTTTTTATCCAATAAAATGACTGTTCTCAGCTAAAAGTGTAAAATGGGGATAATTCATATTTTATGCAAGGAGAGAAATTACATGAGATTTGCAACAATTGGAACCAATTGGATTACTTCAACTTTTATTGAATCTGCCCGTAAATCTGGGAAACTTACGTTGAAA encodes:
- a CDS encoding OsmC family protein: MEEHRFHLTANWTGGRNSVGEINAGNLNTQISIPPEMDGPGIGTNPDEMLLGAAATCYIITLAAMLERRNIPVASLTQHSEGIVEVDKGVITYKKIIHRPNVVLKKEYPMDQIEKVKQLAERAEKSCMISRAIQGNVEIELEAIVVIEN